Proteins co-encoded in one Methylobacterium sp. WL1 genomic window:
- a CDS encoding response regulator transcription factor — MRLLIIEDDREAAAYLVKAFRETGHVADSAHDGLDGYALAREGAYDVLIVDRMLPKLDGLSLIRSLREQSVATPVLILSALGQVDDRVKGLRAGGDDYLPKPYAFSELLARTEALARRQAGSGAAEETRYRVGDLELDRLSHRVTRAGREILLQPREFRLLEYLMRHAGQVVTRTMLLEHVWDYHFDPQTNVIDVHVSRLRGKLDKGFASPIIHTVRGAGYVLRFDEGAAG; from the coding sequence ATGCGACTGCTCATCATCGAGGATGACCGGGAGGCGGCAGCCTATCTGGTGAAGGCGTTCCGCGAGACCGGACACGTCGCCGACAGCGCGCATGACGGGCTCGATGGCTACGCGCTGGCCCGCGAGGGTGCCTACGATGTGCTGATAGTCGACCGGATGCTGCCGAAGCTCGACGGCCTGTCGCTGATCCGCTCCCTCCGCGAGCAGAGCGTCGCGACTCCGGTGCTGATCCTGTCGGCGCTGGGTCAGGTCGACGACCGGGTGAAGGGCCTGCGCGCCGGCGGCGACGATTATCTTCCGAAACCCTACGCGTTCTCGGAGCTTCTGGCTCGCACGGAGGCGCTCGCCCGGCGGCAGGCCGGATCGGGCGCGGCGGAAGAGACGCGCTACAGGGTCGGCGACCTCGAACTCGACCGCCTGTCTCACCGGGTCACCCGCGCCGGCCGCGAAATCCTGCTGCAACCTCGGGAATTCCGCTTGCTCGAATACCTGATGCGGCATGCCGGCCAGGTGGTGACCCGGACGATGCTGCTCGAGCATGTCTGGGACTACCATTTCGATCCGCAAACCAACGTCATCGACGTCCACGTCTCGCGCCTGCGCGGCAAGCTCGACAAGGGTTTTGCCTCGCCGATCATTCACACGGTCCGAGGTGCCGGCTACGTCCTGCGCTTCGACGAGGGCGCGGCCGGGTGA